Proteins co-encoded in one Ammospiza caudacuta isolate bAmmCau1 chromosome 16, bAmmCau1.pri, whole genome shotgun sequence genomic window:
- the UBE2D2 gene encoding ubiquitin-conjugating enzyme E2 D2 isoform X2, with translation MALKRIHKELNDLARDPPAQCSAGPVGDDMFHWQATIMGPNDSPYQGGVFFLTIHFPTDYPFKPPKVAFTTRIYHPNINSNGSICLDILRSQWSPALTISKVLLSICSLLCDPNPDDPLVPEIARIYKTDREKYNRIAREWTQKYAM, from the exons ATGGCGCTGAAGAGAATCCACAAG GAGTTGAACGACCTGGCACGTGATCCTCCAGCACAGTGTTCAGCAGGGCCTGTCGGGGATGACA TGTTCCATTGGCAAGCTACAATAATGGGACCA AACGACAGTCCCTATCAAGGTGGAGTATTTTTCTTGACAATTCACTTCCCGACAGATTATCCCTTCAAACCACCTAAG GTTGCATTTACAACAAGAATCTATCATCCAAATATTAACAGTAATGGCAGCATTTGTCTTGATATTCTACGATCACAGTGGTCCCCAGCACTAACTATTTCAAAAG TACTTTTGTCCATCTGTTCTCTGTTGTGTGATCCCAATCCAGATGATCCTTTAGTGCCTGAGATTGCACGGATCTACAAAACAGATAGAGAAAA
- the UBE2D2 gene encoding ubiquitin-conjugating enzyme E2 D2 isoform X3, translating to MARLGQCLLDHQCRLPGKKPSTELNDLARDPPAQCSAGPVGDDMFHWQATIMGPNDSPYQGGVFFLTIHFPTDYPFKPPKVAFTTRIYHPNINSNGSICLDILRSQWSPALTISKVSLL from the exons ATGGCCCGCTTAGGACAGTGTTTGCTTGATCATCAGTGTCGtttaccaggaaaaaaaccctcgACG GAGTTGAACGACCTGGCACGTGATCCTCCAGCACAGTGTTCAGCAGGGCCTGTCGGGGATGACA TGTTCCATTGGCAAGCTACAATAATGGGACCA AACGACAGTCCCTATCAAGGTGGAGTATTTTTCTTGACAATTCACTTCCCGACAGATTATCCCTTCAAACCACCTAAG GTTGCATTTACAACAAGAATCTATCATCCAAATATTAACAGTAATGGCAGCATTTGTCTTGATATTCTACGATCACAGTGGTCCCCAGCACTAACTATTTCAAAAG tgtccctgctctga
- the UBE2D2 gene encoding ubiquitin-conjugating enzyme E2 D2 isoform X1 — translation MARLGQCLLDHQCRLPGKKPSTELNDLARDPPAQCSAGPVGDDMFHWQATIMGPNDSPYQGGVFFLTIHFPTDYPFKPPKVAFTTRIYHPNINSNGSICLDILRSQWSPALTISKVLLSICSLLCDPNPDDPLVPEIARIYKTDREKYNRIAREWTQKYAM, via the exons ATGGCCCGCTTAGGACAGTGTTTGCTTGATCATCAGTGTCGtttaccaggaaaaaaaccctcgACG GAGTTGAACGACCTGGCACGTGATCCTCCAGCACAGTGTTCAGCAGGGCCTGTCGGGGATGACA TGTTCCATTGGCAAGCTACAATAATGGGACCA AACGACAGTCCCTATCAAGGTGGAGTATTTTTCTTGACAATTCACTTCCCGACAGATTATCCCTTCAAACCACCTAAG GTTGCATTTACAACAAGAATCTATCATCCAAATATTAACAGTAATGGCAGCATTTGTCTTGATATTCTACGATCACAGTGGTCCCCAGCACTAACTATTTCAAAAG TACTTTTGTCCATCTGTTCTCTGTTGTGTGATCCCAATCCAGATGATCCTTTAGTGCCTGAGATTGCACGGATCTACAAAACAGATAGAGAAAA